One window of the Pyrus communis chromosome 17, drPyrComm1.1, whole genome shotgun sequence genome contains the following:
- the LOC137723500 gene encoding uncharacterized protein has protein sequence MSVMAASNTVKYGIVGVGMMGREHLINLYHLRSEGVAVVAIADPHLPSQKLALDLAHSFNWPIKVFSGHRELLDSLLCDVVVVSTPNMTHYQILMDIINHRKPHHVLVEKPLCTTVAHCKEVVNAARKRQDMLVQVGLEYRYMPPVAKLIEIVKGGSLGQVKMVAIREHRFPFLVKVNNWNRFNINSGGTLVEKCCHFFDLMRLFAGANPVRVMASGAIDVNHKDEIYNGKVPDIIDNAYVIVEFDNGSRGMLDLCMFAEGTKNEQEISVVGEIGKGEAFVPEGIVHFGTRVDGRNGVQTLKAENDQIKYDGLHHGSSYLEHLHFLSAIRAKAKAPAVDLHDGLVSVAIGVAAQLSIEKGRFVTIEEVMN, from the exons ATGTCAGTGATGGCTGCTTCGAATACAGTCAAGTATGGGATTGTAGGGGTGGGCATGATGGGCAGAGAGCACCTCATCAATTTGTACCACCTTCGCTCCGAAGGCGTGGCCGTGGTCGCCATAGCCGACCCCCATCTTCCTTCCCAGAAGCTTGCCCTTGACTTGGCACACTCTTTTAATTGGCCCATCAAG GTTTTTTCAGGACACAGGGAGCTATTGGACAGCTTGCTCTGTGATGTGGTGGTTGTGTCAACTCCAAACATGACCCATTATCAAATTTTGATGGATATCATCAACCACCGTAAACCCCATCATGTATTAGTGGAGAAGCCATTGTGTACCACGGTTGCTCACTGCAAAGAG GTCGTGAATGCTGCAAGAAAGAGGCAGGATATGCTGGTACAAGTTGGACTGGAGTATAGATACATGCCACCTGTTGCTAAACTGATAGAAATAGTAAAGGGTGGAAGTCTTGGACAGGTCAAAATGGTGGCAATCCGCGAACACCGGTTTCCTTTCTTGGTTAAG GTCAACAATTGGAACCGGTTCAACATTAACTCTGGGGGGACTTTGGTAGAGAAGTGCTGCCACTTCTTTGATCTGATGAGGCTGTTTGCTGGTGCCAACCCAGTTCGTGTCATGGCTTCTGGAGCCATTGATGTTAACCACAAAGATGAAATATACAATGGAAAG GTCCCAGACATAATTGACAACGCATATGTTATTGTTGAATTTGACAATGGTTCTCGTGGGATGCTTGACCTTTGTATGTTTGCTGAAGGAACTAAAAATGAGCAAGAAATATCTGTTGTTGGTGAGATAGGAAAg GGGGAGGCCTTTGTTCCTGAGGGCATTGTACATTTTGGTACTCGAGTCGATGGGAGAAATGGTGTCCAGACTTTAAAAGCTGAGAATGATCAAATAAA ATATGATGGACTGCATCATGGATCTAGCTATTTGGAACACCTGCACTTCTTATCTGCAATTAGGGCCAAAGCTAAAGCTCCAGCTGTAGATTTGCACGATGGATTAGTTTCAGTTGCCATCGGAGTTGCAGCACAACTTTCAATAGAGAAGGGCCGATTTGTGACGATTGAAGAAGTCATGAATTAA